One region of Hymenobacter sediminicola genomic DNA includes:
- a CDS encoding sensor histidine kinase, with amino-acid sequence MTIRLRLALQFAAILAFTLLLFSLVIYFSTFRARQESFTENLFARARIVAHVYLDGTGRADEGSRASYRRYLRQFYRTLPEEEVRVYNAKNQVVFREGQLSDVPLPLDLLAAVREEGREVQLRENYSQTVGMLYRDKDRGDFVVVASSVDTDSRDKLGSLRRILASGLLASFIIVSIGGWFFAGLALRPIQKVVREVDSITVTDLHRRLSQADGYDEIAHLAQRFNQLLDRLETAFAGQRTFVRDASHELRTPLTVIIGELEVALLQERNPEEYRRVLQSTLDASRLLKDLTNGLLQIARASDDPSQVPLTTLRLDELLLQAHEEVQRRNPTCRVDLEFGDVPAMIRQPFAVKGNEALLLSAFLNVLENACKFSKDSKEPIVASLTTTASRVFLEVRDHGVGMTEADRQQVFVPFFRAEAIRMVPGHGIGLPLTSKIMALHGGSVRVESELGQGTQVWLHWPALG; translated from the coding sequence ATGACCATTCGGCTCCGGTTGGCGCTCCAGTTTGCGGCTATTCTGGCATTCACCCTGCTGCTGTTCTCGCTGGTAATTTATTTCTCCACTTTCCGCGCCCGGCAGGAATCCTTCACCGAAAATCTGTTTGCGCGGGCCCGCATTGTGGCGCACGTGTACCTCGATGGTACCGGCCGGGCTGATGAAGGCAGCCGTGCCTCATATCGGCGCTACCTGCGGCAGTTCTACCGTACGCTGCCCGAAGAAGAAGTACGCGTGTACAACGCCAAAAACCAAGTGGTTTTCCGGGAAGGCCAGCTTTCCGATGTGCCTTTGCCTCTGGATTTGCTGGCGGCCGTGCGGGAAGAAGGCCGGGAAGTGCAGCTGCGCGAAAACTATAGCCAGACGGTAGGAATGCTGTACCGCGACAAAGACCGTGGCGACTTCGTGGTAGTGGCTTCCTCCGTGGATACAGACAGCCGCGACAAATTGGGCAGTCTGCGCCGGATTCTGGCCAGTGGCCTGCTTGCGTCCTTTATAATTGTGAGCATCGGCGGCTGGTTTTTTGCCGGACTGGCTCTGCGCCCCATACAGAAAGTGGTGCGGGAAGTAGACAGCATTACAGTAACGGACCTGCACCGCCGCCTTTCGCAGGCCGACGGCTACGACGAAATTGCGCACTTGGCCCAACGCTTCAATCAACTCCTCGACCGGCTGGAAACGGCCTTTGCCGGCCAGCGCACCTTTGTGCGCGACGCTTCGCACGAGTTGCGCACTCCGCTTACCGTTATCATTGGAGAGCTGGAAGTAGCGCTGCTGCAGGAGCGCAACCCGGAAGAGTACCGCCGGGTGTTGCAGAGTACCCTGGATGCATCCCGCCTGCTCAAAGACCTGACCAACGGCCTGCTTCAGATTGCACGAGCTTCCGACGACCCCTCCCAGGTACCCCTGACCACTCTGCGTCTCGACGAATTGCTGCTACAGGCACACGAGGAAGTACAGCGCCGCAACCCCACCTGCCGCGTTGACCTGGAGTTTGGTGACGTGCCAGCCATGATACGGCAGCCGTTTGCGGTGAAAGGCAACGAGGCACTGCTACTCTCCGCCTTTCTGAACGTGCTAGAAAATGCTTGCAAATTTTCCAAAGACTCTAAAGAGCCTATCGTGGCCAGCCTGACTACTACTGCTTCCCGCGTGTTTCTGGAAGTGCGCGACCATGGCGTGGGCATGACCGAAGCCGACCGGCAGCAGGTGTTTGTGCCTTTCTTCCGAGCCGAAGCTATCCGGATGGTGCCGGGCCACGGTATCGGGCTGCCACTCACCTCCAAGATTATGGCCCTGCATGGGGGCAGCGTGCGGGTAGAAAGCGAGTTGGGCCAAGGGACCCAAGTATGGCTGCATTGGCCCGCGCTTGGCTAA
- a CDS encoding FAD-dependent oxidoreductase, translating into MAEYSPPTTEQEFQVNFAQLKPRMNRTEAMLESSRCLFCFDAPCIQACPSGIDIPQFIRQINTGNVTGAARTIYEANYFGNACGKVCPTEVLCEGACVYNLQDVKPIEIGRLQSFATRAQMDSGEALFGPGTPTGRRVAVIGAGPAGISCACELRALGHEVDVFEAKAQPSGLTVYGVAPYKITNEETLAEMAYLQGQFGYTVHYNAPIASRADVQKLEADYDAVFLGIGLGSTSTLGLPGEDRVGCVGAVEFIEQLRQQHHAVAVGRRVVVLGGGNTAMDAASESARMGAEHVTLAYRRSKSDMGAYDFEYDLAKGVGVEGLFNVAPVEITGNGKVEGVRFVRTATTGGQVQPVPGSEFVVPCDMVIKATGQSKQTVFLGLIEGLQLDAKGRIILDSRTGQTTNPRYFAAGDAGNGGAEVVNAATEAKVTARGIHEYLMSLK; encoded by the coding sequence ATGGCCGAATACTCTCCTCCCACCACCGAGCAGGAATTTCAGGTGAATTTCGCACAGCTCAAGCCGCGCATGAACCGCACTGAGGCTATGCTGGAAAGCTCCCGTTGCTTGTTCTGCTTCGATGCGCCCTGCATTCAGGCCTGCCCGTCGGGCATCGACATTCCGCAGTTTATCCGCCAGATAAACACCGGCAACGTAACGGGCGCGGCGCGCACCATCTACGAGGCCAACTATTTCGGGAATGCCTGCGGTAAAGTGTGCCCCACGGAAGTGCTCTGCGAAGGCGCCTGCGTGTACAATCTGCAGGACGTAAAACCCATTGAAATTGGGCGGCTGCAGAGCTTCGCCACGCGCGCCCAGATGGACAGCGGCGAGGCCCTGTTCGGTCCGGGCACCCCCACCGGGCGGCGCGTAGCGGTGATTGGGGCCGGTCCGGCCGGCATCAGCTGTGCCTGCGAGTTGCGGGCGTTGGGGCATGAAGTGGACGTTTTCGAGGCCAAGGCGCAGCCTTCGGGCCTGACCGTGTACGGCGTGGCTCCTTACAAAATCACGAATGAGGAAACGCTGGCCGAAATGGCGTATCTGCAGGGTCAGTTTGGCTACACGGTGCACTACAATGCGCCCATTGCCAGCCGCGCCGATGTGCAGAAGCTGGAAGCCGACTACGATGCCGTTTTCTTGGGCATTGGGTTGGGAAGTACCAGCACGCTGGGCCTGCCCGGCGAAGACCGGGTCGGCTGCGTGGGCGCGGTGGAATTCATCGAACAACTGCGCCAGCAGCACCACGCCGTAGCCGTTGGCCGCCGGGTGGTAGTGCTGGGCGGCGGCAACACCGCTATGGATGCCGCTTCCGAATCGGCGCGGATGGGGGCCGAGCACGTGACGCTGGCCTACCGCCGCAGCAAGTCCGACATGGGCGCGTACGACTTCGAGTACGACTTGGCCAAAGGTGTGGGTGTAGAGGGGTTGTTCAACGTGGCCCCCGTCGAAATCACCGGCAACGGCAAAGTAGAAGGCGTGCGGTTTGTACGCACGGCCACCACGGGCGGCCAGGTGCAGCCCGTGCCCGGCAGCGAGTTCGTCGTGCCCTGCGACATGGTGATAAAAGCCACCGGCCAGAGCAAGCAAACCGTCTTTCTGGGCCTGATTGAGGGCCTGCAGCTCGACGCCAAAGGCCGCATCATCCTCGACAGCCGCACCGGCCAGACTACTAACCCGCGCTATTTCGCCGCCGGCGACGCAGGCAACGGCGGGGCCGAAGTAGTGAATGCCGCCACCGAAGCCAAAGTGACAGCGCGCGGCATCCACGAGTATTTGATGAGTTTGAAATAG
- a CDS encoding nitrilase-related carbon-nitrogen hydrolase → MPRIIKSGLIQMSLPMTEGQGSIEEIKEAMVQKHIPLIEEAGRQGVQILCLQEIFNTPYFCPGQDKAWYASAEAVPGPTTERMAEYAKKYSMVIIVPVYEREAAGFLYNTAAVIDADGTYLGKYRKNHIPHTSGFWEKFFFKPGNLGYPVFQTKYAKVGVYICYDRHFPDGARVLGLNGAEIVYNPSATVAGLSQYLWKLEQPAHAAANGYFMGCINRVGEEKPWNLGKFYGSSYFVDPRGQIFAQASEEKDELLVAEFDLDMIEEVRSTWQFFRDRRPETYEKLVEL, encoded by the coding sequence ATGCCCAGAATTATCAAATCCGGCCTTATCCAGATGAGCCTGCCTATGACCGAAGGGCAGGGCAGCATTGAGGAAATAAAAGAGGCCATGGTGCAGAAGCACATTCCGCTGATTGAGGAAGCCGGCCGCCAGGGCGTGCAGATTCTGTGCCTGCAGGAAATCTTCAACACACCCTACTTCTGCCCCGGCCAGGACAAAGCCTGGTATGCCTCGGCCGAAGCCGTGCCGGGCCCCACAACGGAGCGCATGGCCGAGTATGCCAAAAAGTACAGCATGGTTATCATCGTGCCGGTCTATGAGCGGGAGGCGGCGGGCTTCCTCTACAACACGGCCGCCGTGATTGATGCTGATGGCACCTACTTGGGCAAGTACCGCAAAAACCACATTCCGCACACCTCCGGCTTCTGGGAGAAGTTCTTTTTCAAGCCTGGCAACCTGGGTTACCCGGTGTTCCAAACCAAATACGCCAAAGTAGGCGTGTACATCTGCTACGACCGGCACTTCCCTGATGGCGCGCGGGTGCTGGGCCTGAACGGCGCGGAAATCGTGTACAACCCCTCGGCGACGGTGGCGGGCCTCTCGCAGTACCTCTGGAAGCTGGAGCAGCCGGCCCACGCCGCCGCCAACGGCTACTTTATGGGCTGCATCAACCGGGTGGGAGAGGAGAAACCCTGGAACCTGGGCAAGTTCTATGGTAGCAGCTACTTCGTGGACCCGCGCGGCCAGATTTTCGCTCAGGCTTCCGAGGAAAAAGACGAGCTGCTAGTAGCCGAATTCGACCTTGACATGATAGAGGAAGTGCGCTCTACTTGGCAGTTCTTCCGCGACCGGCGCCCCGAAACCTACGAGAAGCTGGTGGAGCTGTAG
- a CDS encoding ATP-binding protein, which produces METPNPVALAATLARELDWLSAVLSARVQHYFGSENAVAAMEDLPAPKLPADATDAYSQLVQREQLNRAERLVLILALAPHFRPQALDAFFLRNSQHDRRFSEVGGLQAENHAGFLPTGETALFLLAGNDLACRLPFQFHLFTDSVLATAGLIELEPTNAAEPALSGALTITPEALALLTAGYGVRQPASGAVLAQPVTTPLSWDDLVLEPTTLEQLHNLQAWLTQQSSLGQDAHLTRQLKPGYRVLFYGPTGTGKTLATSLLGETTGTSVYRVDLSAIVSKYIGETEKNLGRIFDRAERQRWILLFDEAEALFGKRTAIGSAHDRYANQEIGYLLQRMEQFPGLIVVAATAKGNLDEGFIRRFHAVLPFPLPGPVEREKLWRQAFAGIPVAPDVDFSVLAQQHQLTGGAISNVLRQCAVAVRQHDQPISTAAITQALQRQREAFN; this is translated from the coding sequence ATGGAAACTCCGAATCCTGTTGCCCTTGCTGCTACCCTCGCCCGGGAGCTAGACTGGCTTTCCGCCGTGCTGAGCGCACGTGTGCAGCATTACTTCGGTTCGGAAAACGCAGTGGCGGCTATGGAAGACCTGCCCGCACCCAAGTTGCCCGCTGATGCCACCGATGCCTATAGCCAACTTGTGCAGCGCGAACAGTTGAACCGGGCCGAGCGGCTGGTGCTGATCTTGGCGCTGGCTCCACATTTTCGGCCGCAGGCGCTGGATGCTTTTTTTCTCCGCAATAGCCAACACGACCGTCGTTTTTCTGAGGTTGGTGGGCTACAGGCCGAGAACCATGCGGGCTTTTTACCCACCGGCGAGACGGCGCTATTTCTGCTGGCCGGCAACGACTTGGCGTGCCGCCTGCCCTTTCAGTTTCACCTATTCACCGACTCCGTGCTAGCTACCGCCGGGCTCATAGAGCTCGAGCCTACCAACGCCGCGGAACCAGCCCTGAGCGGCGCACTGACTATTACGCCTGAGGCGCTGGCTCTGCTTACGGCCGGCTACGGCGTGCGCCAGCCGGCTAGTGGCGCTGTCCTGGCTCAGCCTGTCACAACTCCTCTTTCCTGGGATGACCTGGTACTGGAGCCAACCACTCTAGAGCAACTGCACAACCTACAAGCCTGGCTGACTCAGCAGAGTAGCTTGGGGCAGGATGCGCACCTGACCCGGCAGCTTAAGCCTGGCTACCGAGTCCTGTTCTATGGCCCAACCGGCACCGGCAAAACCCTGGCCACCAGCTTGCTGGGGGAAACTACTGGCACATCAGTGTACCGAGTGGATTTGTCGGCAATAGTGTCGAAATACATCGGCGAAACGGAAAAGAACCTGGGCCGCATCTTCGATAGAGCCGAGCGGCAGCGCTGGATTCTGCTTTTTGACGAAGCGGAAGCATTATTCGGCAAGCGCACTGCCATAGGCTCCGCCCACGACCGATATGCCAATCAGGAAATCGGCTATCTGCTCCAGCGCATGGAGCAGTTTCCGGGGCTTATTGTGGTGGCGGCCACTGCTAAAGGCAATCTGGACGAAGGATTCATCCGCCGCTTCCACGCGGTGCTACCATTTCCGCTGCCCGGCCCAGTTGAACGGGAAAAGCTGTGGCGGCAGGCATTTGCAGGTATACCGGTAGCACCCGACGTAGATTTTTCAGTTCTGGCTCAGCAGCACCAATTGACGGGTGGCGCCATCAGCAACGTACTGCGCCAGTGCGCGGTGGCGGTCCGGCAGCACGACCAGCCCATTTCCACTGCTGCTATTACCCAAGCACTGCAACGACAAAGAGAAGCCTTCAACTGA
- the hydA gene encoding dihydropyrimidinase has translation MATLLVKNGRVVTADFDAVCDVLIEGETIAAIGRNLPANGAEVIDATGKIVVPGGIDPHVHLDMPFMGTFSSDTHETGTRAALHGGTTTVIDFVLQKQGHSLREALTEWQGRATGTAVGDYSFHMAVTDFNPDTREEIKDMVAEGITSFKTFMAYKGALMIDDAQMVGLMQEVRKHGGLVTAHATNGDMIDTLIAQHRAQGKLTPRYHYLSQPEVTEAEASGRFTDIADYTGVNAYIVHLTCEGALNQVRDATRRNQRVFVETCIQYLLLDADLYGEEFEGAKWVMSPPLREKKDQETLWAGINQGLVQVVGTDHCPFRWEQKLMGKDDFSKIPNGHPAIEHRMELLFSEGVQKGRISLQKFVEVTSTNAAKIFGMFPRKGTISIGADADLVIIDPAAKHTISAATHHMNVDYSAYEGWELTGKIDTVLLRGQVAVDAGETKVPKGYGQFIRRGKTAF, from the coding sequence ATGGCGACTTTACTGGTGAAAAATGGCCGCGTCGTGACGGCCGATTTTGATGCGGTGTGCGACGTGCTGATTGAGGGCGAAACCATTGCCGCCATCGGCCGCAACCTGCCGGCCAACGGGGCAGAAGTCATTGATGCCACCGGCAAAATCGTGGTGCCCGGCGGCATCGACCCGCACGTGCATCTGGACATGCCGTTCATGGGTACGTTCAGCTCTGATACGCACGAAACCGGCACCCGCGCCGCCCTGCACGGTGGCACCACTACAGTTATTGATTTTGTGTTGCAAAAGCAGGGTCACTCGCTGCGGGAAGCCCTTACGGAGTGGCAGGGCCGCGCCACCGGCACGGCCGTCGGTGACTACTCGTTTCACATGGCCGTGACGGATTTCAACCCCGACACTAGGGAGGAAATCAAGGACATGGTGGCGGAGGGCATTACGTCCTTCAAAACGTTCATGGCCTACAAAGGCGCGCTCATGATTGACGATGCGCAGATGGTGGGGTTGATGCAGGAAGTGCGCAAGCATGGTGGCCTCGTGACGGCCCACGCCACCAACGGCGACATGATTGATACGCTCATCGCGCAGCACCGGGCCCAGGGCAAACTCACGCCGCGCTACCACTACCTCTCGCAGCCCGAAGTAACGGAAGCCGAAGCCTCCGGCCGCTTCACCGACATTGCCGACTACACCGGCGTCAACGCCTACATCGTGCACCTGACCTGCGAGGGCGCCTTGAACCAGGTGCGCGACGCCACCCGCCGCAACCAGCGCGTGTTCGTGGAAACCTGCATTCAGTACCTGCTGCTTGATGCGGATTTGTACGGCGAAGAGTTTGAGGGCGCGAAGTGGGTGATGTCGCCGCCGCTACGCGAGAAGAAGGACCAGGAAACGCTGTGGGCCGGCATCAACCAAGGGCTTGTGCAGGTGGTGGGTACCGACCATTGCCCGTTCCGCTGGGAGCAGAAACTGATGGGTAAAGACGACTTCTCGAAGATTCCGAACGGGCACCCGGCCATCGAGCACCGCATGGAGCTGCTGTTTTCGGAAGGCGTGCAGAAGGGGCGTATCAGCCTGCAGAAATTCGTGGAAGTGACCAGCACAAATGCGGCCAAAATCTTCGGCATGTTTCCGCGCAAAGGCACCATCAGTATCGGCGCCGACGCGGACTTGGTCATTATTGATCCTGCTGCCAAGCACACTATTTCGGCCGCTACGCACCACATGAACGTCGACTACTCGGCCTATGAGGGCTGGGAGCTGACTGGCAAAATTGACACCGTATTGCTGCGCGGCCAGGTGGCCGTGGATGCCGGCGAAACCAAGGTGCCGAAAGGCTACGGGCAGTTCATCAGGCGTGGCAAAACGGCATTTTAG
- the preA gene encoding NAD-dependent dihydropyrimidine dehydrogenase subunit PreA, producing the protein MPDLSINFAGIKSPNPFWLASAPPTNSGYQVMKAFDAGWGGAVWKTLGVPVVNVSSRYGGVNYRDKRLIGFNNIELISDRPLSDNLREIEEVKKRFPHHAVIASLMVQSRQEWHDIVRASQDAGADGLELNFGCPHGMCERGMGSAVGQEPNVLRTIVEWVMEVATVPVIVKLTPNISDITEPALAARQGGANAISLINTIQSIVGVDLDQFSPYPIVDGQGTNGGYCGPAVKPIALNMVKNCAQHPGVQLPISGIGGIENWRDAVEHILLGASSVQVCTAAMHFGFGIIREMTSGLEQYMREKGFQTINDMVGRALPNVKHWEELNLHYKVTASINEQKCIGCQLCYTACEDGAHQAIRLNEGTRVPEIIDENCVGCNLCSLVCPVEECITMERRDDGTRHETWQQRTLAGNIPSEFEDERAGGRHHWVPEPAAALGKEKHKTLPGKARQFETVPASPQIVSE; encoded by the coding sequence ATGCCTGACCTCTCCATCAACTTTGCCGGTATCAAGTCGCCCAACCCGTTCTGGCTGGCTTCGGCGCCGCCTACCAACTCCGGCTATCAGGTGATGAAAGCCTTTGATGCGGGCTGGGGCGGGGCCGTGTGGAAGACGCTGGGCGTACCCGTCGTGAACGTATCGAGCCGCTACGGTGGCGTCAACTACCGCGACAAACGCCTGATTGGCTTCAACAACATTGAGCTGATTTCGGATAGGCCGCTTTCGGACAACCTGCGCGAGATTGAGGAAGTGAAAAAACGGTTTCCGCACCACGCCGTTATTGCCTCGCTGATGGTGCAGAGCCGGCAGGAGTGGCACGACATCGTGCGGGCCTCGCAGGATGCCGGCGCCGATGGGCTGGAACTGAACTTCGGCTGCCCGCATGGTATGTGCGAGCGGGGCATGGGCTCGGCGGTGGGGCAGGAGCCCAATGTGCTGCGCACCATAGTAGAGTGGGTGATGGAAGTAGCCACGGTGCCGGTTATCGTGAAGCTGACCCCTAATATCTCCGACATAACCGAACCGGCGCTGGCGGCGCGGCAGGGTGGGGCCAATGCCATTTCGCTCATCAATACCATTCAGAGCATTGTGGGCGTCGACCTCGACCAGTTTTCGCCTTACCCGATAGTGGACGGGCAAGGCACCAACGGCGGCTACTGCGGTCCGGCCGTGAAGCCCATTGCCCTGAATATGGTGAAAAACTGCGCCCAGCACCCGGGCGTGCAGCTCCCCATTTCCGGTATCGGAGGCATCGAGAACTGGCGCGACGCGGTGGAGCACATTTTGCTGGGCGCAAGCAGTGTGCAGGTGTGCACGGCGGCCATGCACTTCGGCTTCGGCATCATCCGGGAAATGACCAGCGGGCTGGAGCAATACATGCGCGAAAAAGGCTTCCAGACCATCAATGATATGGTGGGCCGGGCGCTGCCCAACGTAAAGCATTGGGAAGAGTTGAACCTGCACTACAAGGTCACGGCCAGCATCAACGAGCAGAAGTGCATCGGGTGCCAGCTGTGCTACACAGCCTGCGAAGATGGTGCCCACCAAGCCATCCGCCTCAACGAAGGCACCCGCGTACCGGAAATCATAGACGAAAACTGTGTGGGCTGCAACCTCTGCTCTCTGGTGTGCCCCGTGGAAGAGTGCATCACGATGGAACGCCGCGACGACGGCACCCGCCACGAAACCTGGCAGCAGCGCACATTGGCCGGCAACATTCCGAGTGAGTTTGAGGACGAGCGGGCCGGCGGCCGCCACCACTGGGTACCGGAGCCGGCGGCAGCACTGGGCAAGGAAAAGCATAAAACGCTACCCGGCAAAGCGCGACAATTTGAGACGGTGCCCGCGAGTCCGCAAATTGTGAGTGAGTAG